TCGGCGGGCTGGTGCGCCAGGTCGAGGAAGCGTCGGGCGAAGACGAGGGCAACGCAACCTCACGCCTGCGCGTTCTGTGCCTGTCCTGGTTCATGGACCGGCTGGCGCGTCTTCAGTCGCTCGTGCACCGCAATCTTGCGCAAAATCTTGTCATCGCCAGTCCGTCGCCGGCTTTTGCGCTCGGGCCCGACCGCTCGATCGTCGCCTATAATCCGCATTTCCTGAATCTCATCCAGTCGCGGCTTGCGATTGCGGGAGCGGGGGCTATGGCGAAGAATCTGCGCCTGGCGTTGGATGTGCAGATCAGCGACCTCATTCCCGCTTTGCAGAAGAGCGGCAATGCGCCTGTCGGGACAGGCTTTGTCATTGGCGTCGACACCCAGCGCTTCCGCGGCCGCATGAACGCGGTGCTGGTGCCGTCGGGCGACCGGCCGGTGATCGTCTGCTTTATTCTTCCGGACTAAAGAGCCAGATTTGGAAGGCGCCGCTTAGACGCCTTCGCCCGGCTGGACATTGCCGAGGGACGACATGCCGCCCGCGACGCGGTTGCCGCTCTTGTAGCCGTGGATGAAGGTGCGGTCCGCGTTCATCGAATACAGCGCCTGATAATTGCCGAGCGAGGTGTCGCGCGGCACGTCCATGCGCAGATTGTCGAGAATGAACTGGCCGCGCTCGGTCGCAACGGCGAGCACCGCATGGAAGAGATTGCGGCGCGTATCGCGCAGGACGACCAGCGTCATGTTCTGCTCGGGCACGCCCGCGGCCTTGAGGGCTGCCATTTTGAGGATGGCAAAGTCCTCGCAATCGCCCTTCGCACGCTTGATCGTCTCCTGGGGCTTCGCCCAATAGTCGCGCGTCCCATAGATCTCGCGGTCGCTCTGATAGGCGATCGCGCGGTTGACGGCGCTGTTGATGGCCGAAAGCCGTTCCGCCACAGGTTTGCCCTTGGCGGCGTCGATGGCCGCGCCGATCTCCTTGCCGGCCGGGCAGGCTTCGCCGCAGCCCGTATCGATCGCGGCCGAGCGCACGGATGCCCAGCGGGCCTTGCCGGGGATGCCGCCGATCTGGAAAGCCACCGAAGAGAAGACCGAGCCGTCGGTCGGCAGCGCCGCCGCCTTAAGGTCAGGCGCCGGCAGTTCCGGGGCAGGCTGGCTCAGCTGCGGTTCGACCGCCGCAAGGGCGGGCTGGGCCAAGGCCGGGGCCGGCTGGGCTAGGGGCTTCTGAACGAGCGCTACGGTATCGAAGGCCGGGCCCGCCTGGGGCTCCTTACGTGCCTTTACCGGTGCGGGCGCCACGTAAGGCGTAGCCCGCTCGGCTTTCTTATCGACCGTAGAGATAAAATCGGACGTCGAAGGATGTACGGAGCTACCAGTAGTAATACTTAGAAGTAGTCCGCAAGCCACTGGAAGTATTGCACGGGCTGTAATCTCTGCTTTACCGACCAGCATTGACGCCTCCAACGCACTTACGTTGGAAAGCTATCAGGAGGGTCTAAACACTTAGGCAAGAATACTGGATTACACGGGATTGACCGTGTAGAAGAACTTTGATTAAAGTTTTAGGGAAGGGGGCTGTGTACAGACGCTGGCGCCGGTTCAGCCGCTACAGAGAAAGTATATACGCTGTTATATTCACGTTTTAACTAAGGGTGTGGATTCCTAAAGTGAATATATAAGAGTATATAAACTTATCTAAAAAGCAGTTGCTTGTGACGGACCGCCATGTCCTTCTGACCTTCTACTAAGGGGGCATTAGTCATGACGCGGGATCCTTCCGGCACCAACGAAACCGGCCTGCACGAAATCGCCGGTCAACCGGCTGAAGCCTCCGAAACAAACCCCGCATTCGCGGCCGTCGCACAGGCAGCGGCCACGCCCCCCGCGCTCCAGCAGGCGAACGCGCCCGCGACGATCATCATCAAGCCCGGCCCCGGCAATATTGCCGAGCTGCCGCAGGGCACGTCTCTCACACAGGTTGTAATCGAGGGCGACGACATCGTCCTGGTGCAGCCTGACGGCACGCGCATCGTCATCGATGACGGTGCGCTCGACATTCCGACCTTTATGATCGGCGGCGCGGAAATCCCGCAGGACGCGGTCATTCTGGCGTTCAAGGCCAGCGATATCGACGTCGCGGCGGGTCCCGATGGCGGCCTTTCGATCGCCGGCTCGAGCCCGGACAGCGGCGGCAACAATTTTGCG
Above is a window of Terrihabitans soli DNA encoding:
- a CDS encoding transglutaminase-like cysteine peptidase, whose translation is MAQPALAAVEPQLSQPAPELPAPDLKAAALPTDGSVFSSVAFQIGGIPGKARWASVRSAAIDTGCGEACPAGKEIGAAIDAAKGKPVAERLSAINSAVNRAIAYQSDREIYGTRDYWAKPQETIKRAKGDCEDFAILKMAALKAAGVPEQNMTLVVLRDTRRNLFHAVLAVATERGQFILDNLRMDVPRDTSLGNYQALYSMNADRTFIHGYKSGNRVAGGMSSLGNVQPGEGV
- a CDS encoding ribbon-helix-helix domain-containing protein; the encoded protein is MSTEAREPETGQPIVIPKAEDAATRFVAVRSGEFRRGLRLEEIYWRALKDVAASAGLNVGGLVRQVEEASGEDEGNATSRLRVLCLSWFMDRLARLQSLVHRNLAQNLVIASPSPAFALGPDRSIVAYNPHFLNLIQSRLAIAGAGAMAKNLRLALDVQISDLIPALQKSGNAPVGTGFVIGVDTQRFRGRMNAVLVPSGDRPVIVCFILPD